The following are from one region of the Betta splendens chromosome 15, fBetSpl5.4, whole genome shotgun sequence genome:
- the lyrm7 gene encoding complex III assembly factor LYRM7, whose product METRLKVLRVFKTLHRTRMAVFKEDNRALTAARLKINEEFRKNIKETSEENIKQMIKMGSDVEAVLRETVLQVEHKGDNTLLLRPRESLLLENVPYCDQPRKKS is encoded by the exons ATGGAGACACGTTTGAAG GTCTTGCGCGTGTTTAAAACACTGCACAGAACAAGGATGGCAGTATTCAAAGAGGATAACAGAGCACTGACAG CTGCACGATTAAAGATCAATGAAGAGTTTcgtaaaaacataaaagaaaccTCAGAGGAAAACATTAAGCAG ATGATTAAAATGGGCTCAGATGTGGAAGCTGTTCTTCGGGAGACTGTGCTACAAGTGGAACACAAAGGAGACAATACACTCT TGCTTCGCCCCAGAGAGAGCCTACTACTAGAAAATGTACCCTACTGTGATCAGCCCAGGAAAAAGTCATGA
- the hint1 gene encoding histidine triad nucleotide-binding protein 1 has product MAEETAKAQVAQPGGDTIFGKIVRKEIPANFLYEDDLCVAFPDISPQAPTHILVVPKKPIVQLSKAEDNDAALLGHLLIVAKKCAQQAGLSKGYRIIINDGPDGGQSVYHIHIHVLGGRTLGWPPG; this is encoded by the exons ATGGCGGAAGAAACTGCAAAAGCGCAGGTTGCCCAGCCAGGCGGTGACACTATATTTGGAAAAATCGTACGCAAAGAGATTCCTGCAAACTTTCTGTATGAGGATGATTTG tgtgtagcCTTTCCTGATATTTCTCCTCAAGCTCCAACTCACATCCTTGTTGTCCCGAAAAAGCCTATTGTTCAGCTGTCAAAAGCCGAGGATAATGATGCTGCA TTGCTGGGCCACTTGTTGATTGTTGCAAAGAAGTGTGCTCAACAGGCAGGCCTGTCAAAAGGCTACAGGATTATCATCAATGATGGACCAGATGGAGGCCAGTCCGTTtaccacatccacatccatgTCCTAGGTGGTCGGACGCTGGGATGGCCACCTGGCTAA
- the cep170aa gene encoding centrosomal protein of 170 kDa isoform X2, translating into MGLATSVMEAESKEARRAEKAKEDNLQASATHDSSYFEIPTKEGHMANNGIHEIPTKDTEGNYTHTTTAQGHASFTIEFDNTSPGKVTIKDHVSKFTADHHRSRSKKSGAGSGGTGGRDLSTLQAAMMASESKVADWLAHNDPTLVRSESTEDDSKSIKSDVPVHFKRLKGSKHEDGTQSDSENGLGLRFANRRNALEERLKAAQSHVEAGGAAGTGVGNVTVSGTRATGTRTAFMIEFYDEENPRKRRSYSFSQTAPLLGGGAGGEGLCPQPPSHPKVFSISTSATIASEPGKVPAPIPATVAAGAPTAARVLLKQRSEDPSIGRSSISTGLATGSPTSPSEDASATGRGLGTAGGEAEDDHSDKGTYTIELDNKNPEEEEARRMIDKVFGVQQNQDSALSDLKGVSKAKETAETGKETHPVDSSWVSEWASLAANHTRTDPEGSGAETAAFLHKERRADAFESGTSLSRGESYPSLTDRKRRTLPQLPVDDPRAKSKALRSEIGEKQDTEPQEKENKGDGECPSPMDDGDMTSKQKQSSTSSPSKTPLQSSVSSERRKRSEERKGGPGEGEKSGKPLVRQGSFTIEKPSANVPAELIPRINRGSNGRERSDSVGSMDTATLLKDTEAVMAFLEAKLRDENKLDQKSSKTGKTIQASGSGFPLRTGSISPESDVDTASTASHAAGEADRKAAAGGVQKRRSLSSMHREKSNMSTASKASVTNPTARERLERKAKTKPVETTNRTDARRSVQPSSSRARQPSLDLTDDDHTSSFPISDILSSDQETYSGPLGHSTHGRPDDVLHSKPESRSAKASTSGTSKPSRNLQAATASSLNKQAALPQPRPTRASLLRRARLGDTSDTDLADADRVSVASEVSTTSSTSKPPSGRKGLSRLDLLAQPRRNRLGSISARSDSECTVTRSSTSSQRLSAETALRLGLRSSTPTENRLTPRMRANSVSKLNETKAKTTTYGYCSPTESSLPEPEGGDAQEELMVSSSSRWRRLPPEYGSTSEEEFGSNRNSPKHGGRSNARPHHLLPHRSSRLGSTTGPGTAIVTGSGGAGIKHRMKEQEEYIRDWTAHSEEIARLFPCVRRISQDLAKDLAILAREIHDVAGEIDSVSSSGTAPSTTVSTAATTPGSAIDTREEVGPAPPTQPDIQESMRKLVDRVFDESLNFRKIPPVISTSKAPEINGKPVELRPRAPDSLEPRALRRRTWNREEAVLDSLLLHSVSQLSTKIRHSIDKTAGKIRILFKDKERNWDEIEHKLRSESDIPLLKTSNKEISSILLELKRVEKQLQVINVMVDPDGTLDALASLGLSSPTTPTKPQSTKPSSPSATSPVSVPPAKELLPEILPGPGVASSRLQASSASTEETVRHASIGLAGVGGLPFSRLRPSGEEAIAQK; encoded by the exons ATGGGACTGGCTACTTCAGTCATGGAAGCAG AAAGCAAAGAAGCTCGTCGGGCAGAGAAAGCTAAAGAAGACAACCTTCAAGCCTCCGCTACCCATGATTCCAGTTACTTTGAGATTCCTACCAAGGAAGGTCATATGGCTAATAATGGCATCCATGAGATTCCAACCAAGGACACAGAGGGCAATTACACTCATACCACTACAG CTCAAGGTCACGCCTCTTTCACCATAGAGTTTGACAACACCTCTCCAGGGAAAGTCACCATTAAAGATCACGTGTCAAAGTTCACGGCCGACCATCACAGATCTCGCTCCAAGAAGAGCGGAGCGGGAAGTGGAGGCACGGGAGGACGAGACCTGAGCACGCTTCAGGCGGCTATGATGGCATCGGAGAGCAAGGTGGCGGACTGGCTGGCCCATAATGACCCCACTCTGGTGCGCAGCGAGTCAACAGAGGACGACAGCAAGAGCATCAAGAGCGATGTGCCGGTCCATTTTAAAAGACTGAAAG GCAGTAAGCATGAGGACGGCACCCAGAGTGACTCTGAGAATGGCCTGGGCCTGCGCTTTGCCAACCGCCGTAACGCACTCGAGGAGCGTCTAAAAGCGGCACAGAGCCAcgtggaagcaggaggagcggcaggaaCAGGAGTTGGGAATGTGACAGTGAGTGGGACCAGAGCCACAGGTACCCGCACGGCCTTCATGATCGAGTTCTATGACGAGGAAAACCCTCGAAAGCGCCGCTCCTATTCATTTTCCCAGACCGCACCACTACTAGGGGGGGGTGCTGGCGGGGAGGGACTGTGccctcagcctccctctcaTCCCAAAGTGTTCAGCATTTCCACTTCTGCTACTATAGCCTCAGAGCCAG ggaAGGTTCCTGCTCCCATTCCAGCCACAGTGGCTGCAGGTGCCCCCACAGCCGCCCGCGTGCTTCTTAAGCAGAGATCTGAGGACCCAAGTATCGGTCGGAGCTCCATTAGTACTGGGCTGGCGACAGGTAGCCCCACCAGCCCCAGCGAGGACGCCTCCGCCACGGGGAGAGGTCtggggacagcaggaggagaggcagaggacgACCACAGTGATAAGGGGACCTACACTATTGAACTGGACAACAAGaacccagaggaagaggaagccaGGCGCATGATAGACAAG GTGTTTGGCgtacagcagaaccaggactcTGCTTTGTCAGACCTGAAAGGAGTCAGTAAAGCAAAGgaaacagcagagacaggaaaagAG ACTCATCCCGTTGACTCGAGCTGGGTCTCAGAGTGGGCGTCTTTAGCTGCCAATCACACTAGGACAGATCCAGAAGGATCAGGAGCAGAGACAGCTGCGTTCCTACATAAAGAGAGAA gagcTGATGCCTTTGAGTCTGGTACATCCCTCAGCAGAGGTGAATCCTACCCCAGTCTGACTGACCGTAAGCGCAGGACCCTCCCCCAGCTTCCTGTAGATGACCCTCGGGCTAAATCCAAAGCTCTGAGGTCTGAGATTGGAGAAAAACAGGACACCGAACCCCAGGAAAAGGAGAACAAGGGAGACGGAGAGTGCCCGTCTCCAATGGATGACGGTGATATGACTAGTAAGCAGAAGCaaagctccacctcctccccatcCAAGACCCCTCTCCAAAGCTCTGTCAGCTCTGAGCGACGGAAGAGGtctgaggagaggaaaggaggaccgggagagggagaaaagtcTGGGAAGCCTCTAGTGCGTCAGGGCAGCTTCACTATTGAGAAGCCCAGTGCTAATGTCCCTGCAGAACTCATTCCTCGCATCAACAGAGGGAGCAATGGGCGTGAACGCAGCGACTCCGTGGGCAGCATGGATACTGCTACCCTCCTGAAGGACACGGAAGCTGTCATGGCCTTCCTGGAGGCCAAACTGAGAGATGAAAACAAATTGGACCAGAAAAGTAGTAAAACTGGCAAAACTATTCAGGCTTCAGGTTCTGGCTTTCCACTTCGGACCGGTTCTATTTCACCTGAATCAGACGTGGACACAGCCAGCACCGCTAGCCAtgcagcaggagaggcagacagaaaagcagcagcgggTGGTGTGCAGAAACGCCGCTCCCTCAGCAGCATGCACCGGGAGAAGAGCAACATGAGCACAGCTTCGAAGGCCAGCGTCACCAACCCCACTGCCCGTGAACGCTTGGAGAGAAAGGCCAAAACCAAACCCGTGGAGACGACGAACCGCACGGACGCACGCCGCTCTGTGCAGCCGTCCTCTTCCAGAGCACGTCAGCCATCGCTGGACCTCACTGATGATGACCACACTTCTTCATTCCCCATCTCTGACATCCTCTCCTCAGACCAGGAGACCTACTCTGGACCTTTGGGCCACTCAACACATGGACGCCCAGATGATGTCCTTCATTCCAAACCTGAGAGCAGGTCTGCTAAAGCCTCCACCAGTGGTACGTCCAAACCCAGTCGCAACCTTCAGGCAGCCACCGCATCCTCCCTGAACAAGCAAGCGGCACTACCCCAGCCGCGGCCCACGAGAGCGTCGCTTCTCCGTCGGGCCCGACTGGGGGATACGTCTGATACAGATCTGGCTGATGCAGACAGGGTGTCTGTGGCCTCTGAGgtgtccaccaccagctccacctctAAGCCCCCGTCTGGGCGTAAGGGGCTGTCACGGCTGGACTTGCTGGCTCAGCCGCGCAGGAACCGTCTGGGCTCCATATCAGCTCGTAGTGACTCAGAGTGTACGGTGACTCggagctccacctcctcccagcgCCTGTCAGCTGAGACTGCTCTGCGTCTGGGGTTGCGCTCATCAACGCCCACAGAAAACAGGCTGACTCCCAGGATGAGGGCCAACAGCGTTTCTAAACTGAACGAAACTAAGGCTAAGACCACAACATATGGATACTGTTCACCCACAG AGAGCTCTCTGCCTGAACCTGAGGGCGGTGACGCACAGGAAGAGCTGATGG tgtccagcagcagcaggtggagacgTCTGCCGCCAGAGTACGGCTCCACCTCAGAGGAAGAGTTTGGCTCCAACCGTAACTCCCCAAAGCACGGAGGACGCTCCAACGCACGGCCTCATCACCTCCTACCGCACCGCAGCTCCAGGCTCGGCAGCACCACCGGTCCAGGCACGGCCATAGTGACAGGTTCAGGTGGAGCGGGGATCAAACATCgcatgaaggagcaggaggagtacaTCAGGGACTGGACGGCACACAGCGAGGAAATAGCCAG GTTATTCCCCTGTGTGCGCAGGATCAGCCAGGACCTGGCTAAGGACTTGGCCATCTTGGCCCGTGAGATCCACGACGTGGCTGGTGAGATCGACTCGGTCAGCTCCTCTGGTACGGCACCCAGCACTACCGTCAGCACCGCTGCCACCACACCAGGATCGGCCATTGACACCCGGGAAGAGGTAGGCCCTGCACCTCCCACGCAGCCGGACATACAGGAGAGCATGAGAAAG TTGGTTGATCGGGTGTTTGATGAGAGCCTCAACTTCAGGAAAATCCCACCTGTGATTTCAACCAGCAAAGCACCAGAAATCAACGGTAAGCCTGTGGAGCTGCGGCCTCGTGCTCCCGACAGTCTGGAGCCTCGCGCTTTGAGAAGACGCACCTGGAACcgagaggag GCGGTGCTGGACAGCCTGCTGCTCCATTCAGTTTCTCAGCTGTCCACGAAGATCAGGCACTCTATTGACAAAACAGCAGGAAAAATCAG GATTTTGTTCAAGGATAAGGAAAGAAACTGGGATGAAATAGAGCACAAACTGCGATCAGAGAGTGACATACCACTTTTGAAAACCTCCAACAAG GAGATTTCATCGATTCTACTTGAACTGAAGCGAGTTGAGAAACAGCTTCAAG TGATAAATGTCATGGTAGATCCAGATGGGACTCTGGACGCCCTGGCCAGCCTTGGACTGAGCAGCCCCACCACTCCCACCAAGCCTCAGAGCACCAAACCAAGTTCACCCTCTGCCACCAGCCCAGTGTCTGTGCCCCCAGCCAAAGAACTGCTGCCGGAGATCCTTCCTGGTCCTGGAGTAGCCAGCTCCAGGCTTCAAGCTTCCTCTGCCAGCACAGAGGAGACAGTACGACATGCCAGCATCGGGTTAGCTGGAGTCGGAGGTCTACCCTTCAGCCGCCTGCGGCCAAGCGGAGAGGAGGCCATTGCACAAAAGTAG
- the cep170aa gene encoding centrosomal protein of 170 kDa isoform X1: MSVTSWFLVSSGGTRHRLPREMIFVGRDDCELMLQSRSVDKQHAVINYEAGTDEHKVKDLGSLNGTFVNDVRIQEQMYITLKLEDKLRFGYDTNLFTVVRGELTVPEEALKHEKFTSGLQLSKKPSSGETTAAASKSPTKTPTKTLKSSSGSAVRSGECRATDGVASSKETPSKPADSHKTEERIGGDLTALPRGTPLYGQPSWWGDGDADDENSFKQESKSSTKKQDSSFSESKEARRAEKAKEDNLQASATHDSSYFEIPTKEGHMANNGIHEIPTKDTEGNYTHTTTAQGHASFTIEFDNTSPGKVTIKDHVSKFTADHHRSRSKKSGAGSGGTGGRDLSTLQAAMMASESKVADWLAHNDPTLVRSESTEDDSKSIKSDVPVHFKRLKGSKHEDGTQSDSENGLGLRFANRRNALEERLKAAQSHVEAGGAAGTGVGNVTVSGTRATGTRTAFMIEFYDEENPRKRRSYSFSQTAPLLGGGAGGEGLCPQPPSHPKVFSISTSATIASEPGKVPAPIPATVAAGAPTAARVLLKQRSEDPSIGRSSISTGLATGSPTSPSEDASATGRGLGTAGGEAEDDHSDKGTYTIELDNKNPEEEEARRMIDKVFGVQQNQDSALSDLKGVSKAKETAETGKETHPVDSSWVSEWASLAANHTRTDPEGSGAETAAFLHKERRADAFESGTSLSRGESYPSLTDRKRRTLPQLPVDDPRAKSKALRSEIGEKQDTEPQEKENKGDGECPSPMDDGDMTSKQKQSSTSSPSKTPLQSSVSSERRKRSEERKGGPGEGEKSGKPLVRQGSFTIEKPSANVPAELIPRINRGSNGRERSDSVGSMDTATLLKDTEAVMAFLEAKLRDENKLDQKSSKTGKTIQASGSGFPLRTGSISPESDVDTASTASHAAGEADRKAAAGGVQKRRSLSSMHREKSNMSTASKASVTNPTARERLERKAKTKPVETTNRTDARRSVQPSSSRARQPSLDLTDDDHTSSFPISDILSSDQETYSGPLGHSTHGRPDDVLHSKPESRSAKASTSGTSKPSRNLQAATASSLNKQAALPQPRPTRASLLRRARLGDTSDTDLADADRVSVASEVSTTSSTSKPPSGRKGLSRLDLLAQPRRNRLGSISARSDSECTVTRSSTSSQRLSAETALRLGLRSSTPTENRLTPRMRANSVSKLNETKAKTTTYGYCSPTESSLPEPEGGDAQEELMVSSSSRWRRLPPEYGSTSEEEFGSNRNSPKHGGRSNARPHHLLPHRSSRLGSTTGPGTAIVTGSGGAGIKHRMKEQEEYIRDWTAHSEEIARLFPCVRRISQDLAKDLAILAREIHDVAGEIDSVSSSGTAPSTTVSTAATTPGSAIDTREEVGPAPPTQPDIQESMRKLVDRVFDESLNFRKIPPVISTSKAPEINGKPVELRPRAPDSLEPRALRRRTWNREEAVLDSLLLHSVSQLSTKIRHSIDKTAGKIRILFKDKERNWDEIEHKLRSESDIPLLKTSNKEISSILLELKRVEKQLQVINVMVDPDGTLDALASLGLSSPTTPTKPQSTKPSSPSATSPVSVPPAKELLPEILPGPGVASSRLQASSASTEETVRHASIGLAGVGGLPFSRLRPSGEEAIAQK; this comes from the exons ACATTTGTAAATGATGTGCGCATTCAGGAGCAGATGTACATCACTCTGAAGTTGGAGGACAAGTTGAGGTTTGGATATG ATACCAACTTGTTTACGGTGGTGAGAGGAGAACTCACTGTGCCTGAGGAAGCTCTGAAG CATGAAAAGTTCACCAGTGGACTCCAGCTCAGCAAGAAGCCATCCAGTGGCGAAACGACTGCTGCCGCAAGCAAGTCTCCTACAAAAACCCCGACAAAAACGCTAAAGTCTTCTAGTGGCAGCGCCGTGAGGTCAGGGGAATGCAGAGCAACAGACGGAGTCGCTTCCTCTAAAGAGACACCAAGTAAACCTGCGGACTCTCATAAAACAGAGGAGAGGATAGGAG GGGACCTCACAGCTCTGCCTCGTGGGACCCCTCTATATGGACAGCCTTCTTGGTGGGGGGATGGGGATGCAGACGACGAGAACTCCTTTAAACAAGAAAGCAAGTCATCAACCAAAAAACAGGACAGCTCTTTTTCAG AAAGCAAAGAAGCTCGTCGGGCAGAGAAAGCTAAAGAAGACAACCTTCAAGCCTCCGCTACCCATGATTCCAGTTACTTTGAGATTCCTACCAAGGAAGGTCATATGGCTAATAATGGCATCCATGAGATTCCAACCAAGGACACAGAGGGCAATTACACTCATACCACTACAG CTCAAGGTCACGCCTCTTTCACCATAGAGTTTGACAACACCTCTCCAGGGAAAGTCACCATTAAAGATCACGTGTCAAAGTTCACGGCCGACCATCACAGATCTCGCTCCAAGAAGAGCGGAGCGGGAAGTGGAGGCACGGGAGGACGAGACCTGAGCACGCTTCAGGCGGCTATGATGGCATCGGAGAGCAAGGTGGCGGACTGGCTGGCCCATAATGACCCCACTCTGGTGCGCAGCGAGTCAACAGAGGACGACAGCAAGAGCATCAAGAGCGATGTGCCGGTCCATTTTAAAAGACTGAAAG GCAGTAAGCATGAGGACGGCACCCAGAGTGACTCTGAGAATGGCCTGGGCCTGCGCTTTGCCAACCGCCGTAACGCACTCGAGGAGCGTCTAAAAGCGGCACAGAGCCAcgtggaagcaggaggagcggcaggaaCAGGAGTTGGGAATGTGACAGTGAGTGGGACCAGAGCCACAGGTACCCGCACGGCCTTCATGATCGAGTTCTATGACGAGGAAAACCCTCGAAAGCGCCGCTCCTATTCATTTTCCCAGACCGCACCACTACTAGGGGGGGGTGCTGGCGGGGAGGGACTGTGccctcagcctccctctcaTCCCAAAGTGTTCAGCATTTCCACTTCTGCTACTATAGCCTCAGAGCCAG ggaAGGTTCCTGCTCCCATTCCAGCCACAGTGGCTGCAGGTGCCCCCACAGCCGCCCGCGTGCTTCTTAAGCAGAGATCTGAGGACCCAAGTATCGGTCGGAGCTCCATTAGTACTGGGCTGGCGACAGGTAGCCCCACCAGCCCCAGCGAGGACGCCTCCGCCACGGGGAGAGGTCtggggacagcaggaggagaggcagaggacgACCACAGTGATAAGGGGACCTACACTATTGAACTGGACAACAAGaacccagaggaagaggaagccaGGCGCATGATAGACAAG GTGTTTGGCgtacagcagaaccaggactcTGCTTTGTCAGACCTGAAAGGAGTCAGTAAAGCAAAGgaaacagcagagacaggaaaagAG ACTCATCCCGTTGACTCGAGCTGGGTCTCAGAGTGGGCGTCTTTAGCTGCCAATCACACTAGGACAGATCCAGAAGGATCAGGAGCAGAGACAGCTGCGTTCCTACATAAAGAGAGAA gagcTGATGCCTTTGAGTCTGGTACATCCCTCAGCAGAGGTGAATCCTACCCCAGTCTGACTGACCGTAAGCGCAGGACCCTCCCCCAGCTTCCTGTAGATGACCCTCGGGCTAAATCCAAAGCTCTGAGGTCTGAGATTGGAGAAAAACAGGACACCGAACCCCAGGAAAAGGAGAACAAGGGAGACGGAGAGTGCCCGTCTCCAATGGATGACGGTGATATGACTAGTAAGCAGAAGCaaagctccacctcctccccatcCAAGACCCCTCTCCAAAGCTCTGTCAGCTCTGAGCGACGGAAGAGGtctgaggagaggaaaggaggaccgggagagggagaaaagtcTGGGAAGCCTCTAGTGCGTCAGGGCAGCTTCACTATTGAGAAGCCCAGTGCTAATGTCCCTGCAGAACTCATTCCTCGCATCAACAGAGGGAGCAATGGGCGTGAACGCAGCGACTCCGTGGGCAGCATGGATACTGCTACCCTCCTGAAGGACACGGAAGCTGTCATGGCCTTCCTGGAGGCCAAACTGAGAGATGAAAACAAATTGGACCAGAAAAGTAGTAAAACTGGCAAAACTATTCAGGCTTCAGGTTCTGGCTTTCCACTTCGGACCGGTTCTATTTCACCTGAATCAGACGTGGACACAGCCAGCACCGCTAGCCAtgcagcaggagaggcagacagaaaagcagcagcgggTGGTGTGCAGAAACGCCGCTCCCTCAGCAGCATGCACCGGGAGAAGAGCAACATGAGCACAGCTTCGAAGGCCAGCGTCACCAACCCCACTGCCCGTGAACGCTTGGAGAGAAAGGCCAAAACCAAACCCGTGGAGACGACGAACCGCACGGACGCACGCCGCTCTGTGCAGCCGTCCTCTTCCAGAGCACGTCAGCCATCGCTGGACCTCACTGATGATGACCACACTTCTTCATTCCCCATCTCTGACATCCTCTCCTCAGACCAGGAGACCTACTCTGGACCTTTGGGCCACTCAACACATGGACGCCCAGATGATGTCCTTCATTCCAAACCTGAGAGCAGGTCTGCTAAAGCCTCCACCAGTGGTACGTCCAAACCCAGTCGCAACCTTCAGGCAGCCACCGCATCCTCCCTGAACAAGCAAGCGGCACTACCCCAGCCGCGGCCCACGAGAGCGTCGCTTCTCCGTCGGGCCCGACTGGGGGATACGTCTGATACAGATCTGGCTGATGCAGACAGGGTGTCTGTGGCCTCTGAGgtgtccaccaccagctccacctctAAGCCCCCGTCTGGGCGTAAGGGGCTGTCACGGCTGGACTTGCTGGCTCAGCCGCGCAGGAACCGTCTGGGCTCCATATCAGCTCGTAGTGACTCAGAGTGTACGGTGACTCggagctccacctcctcccagcgCCTGTCAGCTGAGACTGCTCTGCGTCTGGGGTTGCGCTCATCAACGCCCACAGAAAACAGGCTGACTCCCAGGATGAGGGCCAACAGCGTTTCTAAACTGAACGAAACTAAGGCTAAGACCACAACATATGGATACTGTTCACCCACAG AGAGCTCTCTGCCTGAACCTGAGGGCGGTGACGCACAGGAAGAGCTGATGG tgtccagcagcagcaggtggagacgTCTGCCGCCAGAGTACGGCTCCACCTCAGAGGAAGAGTTTGGCTCCAACCGTAACTCCCCAAAGCACGGAGGACGCTCCAACGCACGGCCTCATCACCTCCTACCGCACCGCAGCTCCAGGCTCGGCAGCACCACCGGTCCAGGCACGGCCATAGTGACAGGTTCAGGTGGAGCGGGGATCAAACATCgcatgaaggagcaggaggagtacaTCAGGGACTGGACGGCACACAGCGAGGAAATAGCCAG GTTATTCCCCTGTGTGCGCAGGATCAGCCAGGACCTGGCTAAGGACTTGGCCATCTTGGCCCGTGAGATCCACGACGTGGCTGGTGAGATCGACTCGGTCAGCTCCTCTGGTACGGCACCCAGCACTACCGTCAGCACCGCTGCCACCACACCAGGATCGGCCATTGACACCCGGGAAGAGGTAGGCCCTGCACCTCCCACGCAGCCGGACATACAGGAGAGCATGAGAAAG TTGGTTGATCGGGTGTTTGATGAGAGCCTCAACTTCAGGAAAATCCCACCTGTGATTTCAACCAGCAAAGCACCAGAAATCAACGGTAAGCCTGTGGAGCTGCGGCCTCGTGCTCCCGACAGTCTGGAGCCTCGCGCTTTGAGAAGACGCACCTGGAACcgagaggag GCGGTGCTGGACAGCCTGCTGCTCCATTCAGTTTCTCAGCTGTCCACGAAGATCAGGCACTCTATTGACAAAACAGCAGGAAAAATCAG GATTTTGTTCAAGGATAAGGAAAGAAACTGGGATGAAATAGAGCACAAACTGCGATCAGAGAGTGACATACCACTTTTGAAAACCTCCAACAAG GAGATTTCATCGATTCTACTTGAACTGAAGCGAGTTGAGAAACAGCTTCAAG TGATAAATGTCATGGTAGATCCAGATGGGACTCTGGACGCCCTGGCCAGCCTTGGACTGAGCAGCCCCACCACTCCCACCAAGCCTCAGAGCACCAAACCAAGTTCACCCTCTGCCACCAGCCCAGTGTCTGTGCCCCCAGCCAAAGAACTGCTGCCGGAGATCCTTCCTGGTCCTGGAGTAGCCAGCTCCAGGCTTCAAGCTTCCTCTGCCAGCACAGAGGAGACAGTACGACATGCCAGCATCGGGTTAGCTGGAGTCGGAGGTCTACCCTTCAGCCGCCTGCGGCCAAGCGGAGAGGAGGCCATTGCACAAAAGTAG